Proteins encoded in a region of the Streptomyces sp. PCS3-D2 genome:
- a CDS encoding spermidine/putrescine ABC transporter substrate-binding protein, with product MPRLAFSRRVALAGIGAAGLSAALAGCGVPPAYVPEGGRVGPDRSESDRSVAFSNWPLYIDTDEEDGERRPTLEAFSERTGIEVRYTEEINDNDEYFGKVSPALMNRQETGRDLVVVSDWMAARFVRLGWAQKMDRSAQPNVVGHLDPQLRSPAFDEGRLHTVPWQSGITGIAYNRRALGREIRSVQDLWRPDLAGRVTLFSGLDESFALLMQGNGADITRWTESDFHRVCDHVEALVRKKHIRRFTGNDYTSDLSKGDVLACQAYSGDAIQLQADNPDIAFVVPEEGGELWAESLLVPNLARHKANAEALVDHYYDPEVAAQLAASVNYVCPVPAARDVLAASGDRETAELAENPLIFPDDDLRARLAVARDISSAERRSLARRWNAIVGL from the coding sequence ATGCCTCGACTCGCCTTCTCCCGCCGTGTCGCGCTCGCCGGAATCGGTGCCGCGGGCCTGTCTGCCGCCCTCGCCGGATGCGGTGTTCCCCCCGCCTACGTGCCCGAGGGAGGGCGCGTAGGCCCCGACCGCTCGGAGAGCGACCGCAGCGTCGCCTTCTCCAACTGGCCGCTCTACATCGACACCGACGAGGAGGACGGGGAGCGCCGCCCCACGCTGGAGGCCTTCTCGGAGCGGACCGGCATCGAGGTCCGCTACACCGAGGAGATCAACGACAACGACGAGTACTTCGGCAAGGTCAGCCCGGCCCTGATGAACCGCCAGGAGACCGGCCGCGACCTGGTCGTGGTCAGCGACTGGATGGCCGCCCGCTTCGTCCGTCTGGGCTGGGCCCAGAAGATGGACCGTTCGGCGCAGCCCAACGTCGTCGGCCACCTCGACCCGCAGCTGCGTTCCCCCGCCTTCGACGAGGGCCGGCTGCACACCGTGCCCTGGCAGTCGGGGATCACCGGCATCGCCTACAACCGCCGTGCTCTGGGGCGGGAGATCAGATCCGTCCAGGACCTGTGGCGCCCCGACCTGGCGGGCAGGGTCACGCTCTTCTCCGGGCTCGACGAATCCTTCGCCCTGCTGATGCAGGGCAACGGGGCCGACATCACGCGCTGGACCGAATCCGACTTCCACCGGGTGTGCGACCACGTGGAGGCTCTGGTGAGGAAGAAGCACATCCGCCGCTTCACCGGCAACGACTACACCTCCGACCTCAGCAAGGGAGACGTCCTGGCCTGTCAGGCGTACTCGGGCGATGCCATCCAACTCCAGGCCGACAACCCGGACATCGCATTCGTCGTCCCCGAGGAGGGCGGTGAGCTCTGGGCCGAGAGCCTCCTCGTGCCCAACCTCGCCCGACACAAGGCCAATGCCGAGGCGCTGGTCGACCACTACTACGACCCGGAGGTGGCCGCGCAGCTCGCCGCTTCCGTCAACTACGTCTGCCCCGTGCCGGCGGCCCGGGACGTCCTGGCCGCTTCCGGCGACCGGGAGACCGCCGAACTCGCCGAGAACCCGCTGATCTTCCCCGACGACGACCTGCGGGCGCGGCTCGCCGTCGCCCGGGACATCTCCTCGGCCGA
- a CDS encoding gamma-aminobutyraldehyde dehydrogenase, whose amino-acid sequence MTTELRRLRNYIGGEFKDAADGRTTEVVNPATGEVYATAPLSGQADVDAAMAAAAAAFPGWRDTTPAERQKALLKIADAFEARADELVAAESENTGKPLGLTASEELPPMVDQIRFFAGAARLLEGRSAGEYMDGMTSIIRREPVGVCAQVAPWNYPMMMAVWKFAPAIAAGNTVVLKPSDTTPASTVLMAEIIDSVLPKGVFNVICGDRETGRAMVEHATPAMASITGSVRAGMQVAESASKDVKRVHLELGGKAPVVVFEDADIPKAVEDIAVAGYFNAGQDCTAATRVLVHESIHDEFVAALAKAAADTKTGAPDDEDVLYGPLNNPNQLQQVAGFIERLPAHAKVEAGGHQVGEKGYFYAPTVVSGLKQDDEIIQNEVFGPVITVQSFTDESQALEYANGVEFALASSVWTKDHGRAMRMSKNLDFGCVWINTHIPLVAEMPHGGFKKSGYGKDLSAYGFEDYTRIKHVMTSLDG is encoded by the coding sequence GTGACCACCGAACTGCGTCGTCTGCGCAACTACATCGGCGGGGAGTTCAAGGACGCCGCCGACGGGCGGACCACCGAGGTGGTCAACCCGGCCACCGGCGAGGTGTACGCCACCGCCCCGCTCTCGGGCCAGGCCGATGTCGACGCCGCCATGGCCGCGGCCGCGGCCGCGTTTCCCGGCTGGCGCGACACGACCCCCGCCGAGCGCCAGAAGGCCCTGCTGAAGATCGCGGACGCCTTCGAGGCGCGCGCCGACGAGCTGGTCGCCGCCGAGTCGGAGAACACCGGCAAGCCGCTGGGCCTCACGGCCAGCGAGGAGCTGCCGCCGATGGTGGACCAGATCCGCTTCTTCGCGGGTGCGGCCCGTCTGCTGGAGGGTCGCTCGGCCGGCGAGTACATGGACGGGATGACCTCGATCATCCGCCGCGAGCCGGTCGGCGTCTGTGCCCAGGTCGCGCCGTGGAACTACCCGATGATGATGGCCGTGTGGAAGTTCGCCCCGGCCATCGCGGCGGGCAACACGGTCGTGCTCAAGCCGTCCGACACCACTCCGGCGTCCACCGTCCTGATGGCGGAGATCATCGACTCGGTCCTGCCCAAGGGCGTCTTCAACGTCATCTGCGGCGACCGTGAGACCGGTCGGGCCATGGTCGAGCACGCGACCCCGGCGATGGCCTCCATCACCGGATCGGTGCGCGCCGGCATGCAGGTCGCCGAGAGCGCCTCCAAGGACGTCAAGCGCGTCCACCTGGAGCTCGGCGGCAAGGCGCCGGTCGTCGTCTTCGAGGACGCCGACATCCCCAAGGCCGTCGAGGACATCGCGGTCGCCGGTTACTTCAACGCCGGCCAGGACTGCACCGCGGCCACCCGCGTGCTCGTGCACGAGTCGATCCACGACGAGTTCGTGGCCGCGCTGGCCAAGGCCGCCGCTGACACGAAGACCGGCGCGCCGGACGACGAGGACGTGCTGTACGGCCCGCTGAACAACCCGAACCAGCTCCAGCAGGTCGCGGGCTTCATCGAGCGGCTCCCGGCCCACGCCAAGGTCGAGGCGGGCGGCCACCAGGTCGGCGAGAAGGGCTACTTCTACGCCCCGACCGTGGTCTCCGGCCTCAAGCAGGACGACGAGATCATCCAGAACGAGGTCTTCGGCCCCGTCATCACCGTCCAGTCCTTCACGGACGAGTCCCAGGCCCTGGAGTACGCGAACGGCGTCGAGTTCGCCCTCGCCTCCTCCGTGTGGACCAAGGACCACGGCCGCGCGATGCGGATGTCCAAGAACCTCGACTTCGGCTGCGTGTGGATCAACACCCACATTCCGCTGGTCGCCGAGATGCCGCACGGCGGTTTCAAGAAGTCCGGATACGGCAAGGACCTGTCCGCCTACGGCTTCGAGGACTACACCCGCATCAAGCACGTGATGACCTCGCTCGACGGCTGA
- a CDS encoding Lrp/AsnC family transcriptional regulator, which produces MHSEVVVSRSADSRNRQPSPSVDAVSLAIIEQLQEDGRRPYASIGKAVGLSEAAVRQRVQKLLDQGVMQIVAVTDPLTVGLRRQAMVGINVEGDLDPVADALTAMAECEYVVMTAGSFDLMVEIVCEDDDHLLETINKKIRTLPGVRSTESFVYLKLKKQTYMWGTR; this is translated from the coding sequence GTGCACAGTGAGGTCGTGGTCAGTCGAAGCGCAGATTCCAGGAACAGACAACCGTCCCCTTCGGTCGATGCTGTGTCCCTGGCGATCATCGAGCAACTGCAGGAGGACGGTCGCCGTCCCTATGCATCGATCGGCAAGGCCGTCGGCCTGTCCGAGGCGGCCGTGCGCCAGCGCGTGCAGAAGCTGCTCGACCAGGGCGTCATGCAGATCGTCGCCGTCACCGACCCGCTCACCGTGGGCCTGCGGCGCCAGGCGATGGTCGGCATCAACGTCGAGGGCGACCTCGACCCGGTGGCCGACGCGCTGACCGCGATGGCCGAGTGCGAGTACGTGGTGATGACCGCCGGCTCGTTCGACCTGATGGTGGAGATCGTCTGCGAGGACGACGACCACCTGCTGGAAACGATCAACAAGAAGATCCGCACGCTCCCCGGCGTGCGGTCTACCGAAAGCTTCGTTTACCTGAAGCTGAAGAAGCAGACCTACATGTGGGGAACCCGATAA